Within the Candidatus Flexicrinis proximus genome, the region GCGCGGGTTGGAACCCGTCCTGCGAGCCTACCCACCCGGGCAATACGCAACTTTTCTGACCAATCACGATCAGGACCGGCTCTTCTCGCAGGCGCAGAACAACCTTAATTCTGCCCGGCTTGGCGCCGCCTTCCTGCTGACCACTCCCGGCGTCCCCTTCGTCTACTATGGCGAGGAAATCGCCATGGAGGGCAAGCGGACCCTGCCCAGCACCGACAACGAGCGCCGCACGCCCATGCAGTGGAAGGATAGCGCCAATGCCGGCTTCACATCAGGTACGCCCTGGTTCCCCATCAACGCCAGCTTTCACGACTTCAACGTCGCCGAACTGCAGGCTGACCCGGCCTCAGTCCTCAATCTCTACCGCGATCTGATCCAGCTGCGCGTCCGCACGCCGGCGCTGCAAAGTGGCGGCTTCACTCTGATCACCAGCGCCAGCCGCAAAGTTCTCGCTTTTGCGCGCCACACGGCCGGTCAGACGGTCATCGTCCTCGTCAATACCGACGATGCGCCGGTGCTGGACTACGCGCTCAGCGGCACATTGCCTATCACCAGCGTCTCGGGTGCATTGAGCCTGTACGGGTACGATCATCCGGGTGTGCCGGAACTTGCCGCCGATGGTTCGTTCACGGCTTATCAGCCGTTCTCGGAGCTTCCGCCGTTCACCGTGATGATCTACGAGCTATTCGAATAGATCACTTCGGTTTGGCGGCTTTCCCGAACGCGACTTTGCCCGTTTGCCCGTTGACCAGCGCCGGGCGGACGTCGCCGTCCTTCTCGTGGATCGTGACCGCCCACACCGGCACCAGGATCAGCCGGAAGCTGATCGGCTTCACCAGTGTCGACACCGAAATCGTCACTTCTGACGACGTGTTCGTGTTGTATTTCTCGCGCATCGCCTGACCGATCACGCCGTGAGCATCCATCGCCGCTTTGTCAAAGTCGCGGGTATAGATCTCGGCGCTATGCTGGGCGATCAGCTCCGGCGCATAGGCCACATGCCCGCCGAATTCGAACTTGCCGATGCGCGCGAGCAGCCACGCCGGCGGCTGGGCCACGCCGGGGATCGCCACATTGTACGCGGCATCCGCGAAGCGGTCGGTCATTGAAGACTGAATCGGCATGGCTAGCGGGCTGGCTCTCCGCGCTTCGTCGTCGCGAATCCGGTAAATCCGCGTGACATCTACGGATGCGTCGAACACCCAGTACGGTAAATAAACGCCTTCCGCCATCAAGCGCTCTGCGCGGTTATCGACAAACCAGCCTTTCACACGTTCCATGCCCGACTTGAGCGCTTCGCGCACGGCGTCTGCCGCCTCGCGTTCATCCATCGCAAACGGGATGACTGAGTCCGGCTGCGCCAGGCTGCCGGTCGCATCCTGCGTGATGACGTTGCGCGAGCCACAGAACGGACAGTGCTCGGCCAGCTGGTTCGCCGCCAGCGTCCGCTGCGCGCCGCAGCCATTGCAGGCCAATACGCGCGCGCCGATGACCCATTCAACGGCCTGCGACCGTTTCCGGATCAGCGCCCGCGCGACATTGCGGTCGCCTCCACCCTTCGGCAAGGCAACCTCGTGACCGCAGGCGCCGCACGTCAGTATCCCCGGCCACAGCGGATCGCTGTTCAGTTTCGGCGCGCCGCACCGCGGACACTTCACCCCGCGCGCCTCCGCCTCGACCTCTCCCGCCTCGCGTACCTCTGGCATCGTGAAGTCGTCGAAGGGTTGATCCCACGCGATTTCGCCGTCGAGGATCATCAGTTCGCGCAGCCCTTCGCCGTGCTGCATGTCGAGCGACAGCAGGGTTTTCAGGTGCGCACGCCTTTCGGCCTCGTCAGGCAGCAGCCGCCCTAACCACAGGTATACATCGGTGATATTGCGGTTGTAGTCCAAAGCCCGCCGCAAATGCTTGATCGCGCCGTCCCAGTCTTTCCGGACGACATGTTCCATCGCCGTACTGAAAATCGCATCCGAGTACGCGTCTATTTCATCCTTATTCTTGTGCTTCAGGATAACAGACGGGCGGTACCTCTCGCGCCGGCGCTGCATCTCGGAGTCCGCCGCGCCGGTGATCGCGCTGACCGCGTCTGCCGGGTCGCCGAACAATGTTTCAAGTTCCTCGTCAGAAACGTGACCGTCGTTTTCGCTCGTGTGGATCTGCCCGCAGCGCATACAGCGCACGGCGCCCTCGAACACGCGGTACGAACGCTGTGCGCCGCAGCTAGGGCAAATGTCAGGAGCCAGTGGCCTGATCTGGGTCATAGAACTTCCCCCCGGTTATCCTATCCATTTTACCCCGACTGCTTTACACATGCCCGGGGATATGCCACAATTCCCCTTATTCTGGGCACGGAGAGAACATCATGACCGTCGTATGCATGGGCGAACTTCTGATTGATTTCGGCGCGATCGAAACGGGAGTCGAAGTTGGCGAGGCATCCGGTTTCCTGAAGGCACCTGGCGGCGCCCCGGCCAATGTCGCCGTCGCTGTCAGGCGTCTCGGCCTCGACAGCGCCTTTATCGGGCAGGTTGGCGAAGACCCCTTTGGCCACTACCTCGCCCGTGTCCTGTCCGACAACGGCGTCGATACCTCAGGCCTGCGCTTCAGCCGTCAGGCGCGCACACCGCTGGCCTTCGTCAGCTTCGGCCCCGGCGGAGAGCGCAGCTTCATGTTTTACCGCCAGCCCAGCGCCGATATGCTGATGACGCCGGACGACGTCAATTACGCGCTGCTCGACACCGCTTCGGCCTTCCATTTCGGCAGCATCAGCCTGATCGACGAACCGTCCCGCTCGGCCACGCTCGCCGCCGCCGGCTACGCACTCGAAAAAGGCGCGCTCATCAGCTACGATCCGAATCTGCGCCTCGCGTTGTGGCCCGACGCCGACGCCGCCCGTGCCGCATGATGCTCGGCTTCGACTACGCCTCGGTCGTCAAGATCAGCGACGACGAACTGGACTTCCTCACCGGCGGTGACGTCTACGCTCTGTGGCGCGAATATACCCGCCTGATCGTCGTCACGCGCGGCAAAGCCGGTTCCATCGCCTACACGCGGGACGGCACTTTCCTGCTGGCGGAGGGACAAGGCGTCGAGTCGGTCGACACCACCGGCGCCGGCGACTCATTCGTCGCGGCCATCCTCTATAAACTGCTCACCACGTCCAATCGCAACGAGTTGTTGGAAGACGCCACCCGTCTCGGGGACGTGCTACATTTCGCCAATACGGTCGGCGCATTGACCACCACCAAACGCGGCGCGATCCCGTCGCTGCCGACCCTGGCCGAAGTCGAGGCGCTGCTCCACACCGCCGGTTAGCAGCGGCAAGTGGCCACCATCAGCTAATCGCTTGAAGCTATTTTCCTACCTCCAGCACCACGGTCTGGAACGGCCCGATATCGAGCGTCACATAGCCGTTGACGACCACGTACACCGCCCCGCTCACCAGATCGGTCAGCGCTGTGCCATCAGCGATACTCGCCGCGCGCCAGCAGTTGGAAGGCCTTATACGGCCCGTCGCCACGGTGTGCGATCACCACAATGTGCTGTTCCGGCGACTGCCGCCCGAAGGCATACGTGTTCCCCTCGGCATACAGCATCTGGAATCCGCCGGTCTTCAGCGCGGGATTGTTGCGGCGCAGCGCGATAAACGTCTTGTAGTACGCCAGCAGGTCCAGGTCCCATGACGCCTCATTCCACGGCATCGGGCGCCGGTTATCCGGGTCCACCCCGCCCGGCAGACCGATCTCGTCACCGTAATACACGCACGGGACGCCGGGATAGGTCATGATCAGCGCTAGTCCTAACTTGACCTTGGCCGTATCGCCCTTGCAGATGTTCAGGAAGCGCATCGTATCGTGGCTGCCCAACTGGTGGAACTGCTGGTTGGCGATGATCCACGGCACGGCGGCGCGGAACCGCGTCAGCTGCTCGGCAAAGGCTTCCCGTCTGCATCGGGACATGGTCTTTGCTGCCGTCCGCCCAGCTGCCGCCGTCGTAGCCGGCCACCCAGCGCCAGATCGGCACGTTCAGGCCCTGATAGTCCATCACCGCGTCGAATTCGTTGCCTTGCAGGTGCGGCGTACTGTCGAAGAAGTGTTCGCCGATCAGGTAAGCCTGCGGGTTTTCCTGCTTTACCGCGTGTCGCATCCCGCGCCCAACCTTGTGACCCACCTGGACCGCGCCCTGCCGCCCAGCCATGTTCGCCACATCCAACCGCCAGGCATCGATCCGGAATGGCGGCCGCAGCCAGTAGCGCAGCACGCCCTGCGGCCCGGCGTACATCTGGTCGCGCAGTTTTTCGCTCCGGTAATTGAGCTTGGGCAGTGTCTTGACCCCCAGCCAGGCCTCGTAGCCATCCGGTCGGCTGGTGAACGTATAGTAATCCGCCGTCGGCGCGTTCGGGTCCTTCTGTGCCTCAAGGAACCATGGGTGCAAATTTCCCGTGTGGTTATGCGTCACGTCCAGCATCAGGTACATGCCGCGCCGGTCCATCTCCTCGCGCAGCGCGATCAGCGCTTCGTCGCCGCCCAGATACGGATCGACGCTGTAAAAGTCATGGATGTTGTAGCGGTGGTTGCTGTAGCTCGGAAAGATCGGGGTCAGGTAGATTGCGTTCATCCCGAGGCTCTGGATGTAATCCAGCTTCTCGCGGATCCCAACCAAATCACCGCCGAAAAACTCCACTGCGCCGCTCTCGCGCCACGGCCGTGGCAGGTCCGTCCAGCGCATCTGTTTGACCACCGCGCCGTCCGCCTCCCACGCGCCATTCGGCGGGGTCAGTGCAGGGTCGCCGTTTGCGAACCGGTCGGGGAAAATCTGGTAAAACACGGCTTCATGGACCCAGCGCGCTTCCTGGAAATCCGCCACTAGAATATAGTCACCCCAGTCCGGTCCGTCATAGCGCGCCAGCCCGCTTTGATACAGGTAAAACGCGCCGTGCGGCGTCATCAGCTTGAAGCGGTAGTTGTTGCGCGGCTGGTGGATCTTCACTGGCCCCTGCCAGTAGACGCTCACCGCGTCCTCGCCCCGCACCTCCATCGGCGCGTGATGCGCTTCGCCGTCCGGCGCGGTGCGGACATAAACACGGGTCACCGGCGCGTCTTTTGGCACACGTACCGTCACCGTGATGGTCTCTCCCAGCTTGGGCGTCGGGTTGGAAACGTAGACGGCTGAGCCGTCGTGATGAACGCCCGCAGCCCATTGTGGCATGGTCATAGCAAATACCCCGTGCTTAGTCTATGCCGTTATGCTATCGTCATCGTCGGCAGCGCACAATGCCGCCGCGTTGGGTAAAATACACAGAATTTCGCCGCATGAAAGGAACACCGTGAGCGCCAGCAAAGTCGTACTGATCACCGGCGCGTCCAGTGGAATCGGGGCAGCGGCCGCCCTCGCCTTCGCCCGGCGCGGTCTGCGCGTGGTCGCCACCGCCCGCGACGCGGCCCGGCTGGAGTCCCTCGTCCAGCAGGTCGCCGCCGCCGGCAGTGAGTGTCTAGCCGTCAGCGCCGATGTGCGCGACCCCAGCGCGATGCTTGCCGCCGCGCAGCAGGCCGTCGACCACTTTGGCCGCCTCGATATTGTGATCGCCAACGCCGGTCTGGGGCATCGCGGTGCCTTCGCCGACGCCGAATGGGCCGACCTTGAAACCCTGCTCCGCACCAACATCGACGGCGTGGCCCATTCCATCCGCGCCGCCGTGCCGCACCTGCGCGCCGCTGGCGGCGGTCACATCGTCATCGTGTCGTCCATCGTCTGGAATATGGTCTCGCCCTATGCCGCGACTTATGCCGCCTCGAAGGCCTTTGTCAGCAGTCTGGCCCGTTCCGTCCGCTTCGAGCTCGCCCGCGACCACATCCGCGTCACCGACATGCGCGTCGGCCGCACCTCAACCTCTTTCAACGCCAATCGCCTCGGTGCAGGCAAGCGGAACGCCGGCGCGGGGGGCTTCCTGCCGGAAATGACGCCCGATCAGGTCGCCGCTGGCATCGTCCGCGTCACCCTTGACCGCCCGCGGGATACCGTCAATCTGCGCTGGATCGACTGCCTGATCGTTTTCGCCAACCGCCTCGTCCCCAACCTGATCGGACGATTCGCCGCGCGCCAGTATAAGTAAGATATCTGGCGCGCCACGAAGCAGGGGTCGAGAGGCGCCAGCCCCGCGCGGGGGTATGGAACCCAGCGCCTCCACAGACCGAGTGCGCAACAGCCTTTAGTCCGGCGCTACTTCTTGCCTGAGGCCGGCTTCTTTGGCGGTTTCGGGCTGGCCTTTAGCAGCCGCTCGATCTCCACCAGCAGCCGGTCGCCGTTGTAGTAGTCCCCTCGCAGTGTGACCAGCACCACGCCCATCAGCACCACCGCCGCCGCCGCGAACAGCCAGGCGCCGTTCAACGCCAGAAACAGGCCGGTCGCTGGAATCGCGTACAGGATATACTTCTGCCGCTGGGGGTTCGCCCCGTCCGGCACTTCGCCACGGATCACCGTGCCGCCGCCGTCTTTCGTAATCGAGCCTTCCAGCCACGTCTTGCGGCTGAAACGCGCAAACACCGTCGATGACAGCCCCAGCGCGAATTTGCCGGACTTCTCGGCGTAGCCTTCCAGTGCCGGGCGCGTTGCGGTTGGTGACTGGGCGATCCGCTCGCTCAGCGTTTTGACGCACTCGGCCAGTGGTTTTTCGGAATAAAGCACAAATCGCATCGAACTTGCCCTGTAGATCCAACTTCCGTGTCGCGGCGTTTCCGCCTGCGGTGTGCCTATGCCTGTCACGAGCCGCGCAGCAGCGGCACCGCTGCCCTGCGCAGCCAGCCCATAACCCCCAGCGCCCCGCGCGAATTAAACGAATCCTAGAGCATCGGTATCGTGATTCCGCCGTCTACCACCATCACCTGCCCCGTCGTATAACTCGACGCCGGTGACGCCAGGTACAGCGCCATTCCGGCAATCTCGTCGGGTTCGCCGATCCGCTTCGACGGCATCCGCGCAATCACGCCTTCCATGATCGCATCGTTCGACCACAGCGCCTCGGCGAACTTCGTCTTCACCAGCCCCGGCGCGATGGCATTCACCTGAATGTTGTCGCCTGCCAATTCCATCGCCAGCGTCTGCGTCAGGTTGATCAGTGCCGCTTTGGTTGCGCTGTACACGCCCTGCATCGTCCCGGGTCGCAGCCCGTTCACCGAGGTTACGTTGACGATCTTACCGCCTCCGCGGGCTTTCATGTGCGGCACTGCGGCCTGCATCAGCCAGAACGCGCCCATAATGTTCACTTCAAACGTCTTTTGCCACATGCTGTCTGCCGCGTCCAGCACCGGCCCGAAGTGCGGGTTGGTCGCCGCGTTGTTGATCAGGACATCGATGCCGCCAAACTCCGCGGCAGCGCGTGCTACCAGCGCGTTGAGCGCGGCTTTGTCTCCGTTATGTGCCGCGACGGCCAGCACCTCGCCGCCCTTCGCCCGCAGCTCCGCCGCCACCTGGTCGAGCGCATCCTGCTTGCGGCTTGAAACGACAACCTTCATGCCCGCCTCGACGAACCGCGCCGCTATCGCCTGCCCAATCCCCCGTGACGCGCCGGTCACGAGAGCGACTTTCCCTGAAACGTCAAACGGTGAGGTCATTCTGGACTCCTTGTTCCGACGTTCCATTATCCGCCAGCCACCCATGCGAATCAAGCAAGCAAACGGGCGGAAGCCGGATGTCCAGCCTCCGCCCTATCCCCTAACCCACCCTCGCTGCGGCGGTGGTCGTCAGTGTCGCGGTCGTAAAGCGTGCGCCTGTAAGCTGTGAGCGGTGCGCGATGCCCCGTGATTTTTGCGGGGTGTCGAGTCGAACGACAGCAAGCGTTATAGGCTTTTCCAACCAGGTGGAGTGGCGATCAGTTTTGCCTCGTTACGCCTCCGAGGGGTCCCGACACTCGCCCGTCCGTTCGCCGCAGCTACCTGCTTGCTTACTCCAGCACGTCCACTTCCCAGTTGATGCGCTGGATCGCAAGGTCGAGTTCGCGCAGTGTCTTGGCGACAGCGTCGAGCGTGCGCCGCTGTTCCGCCACATTGACCGTCGCCACCAGTTTGATCTCCGTG harbors:
- a CDS encoding alpha amylase N-terminal ig-like domain-containing protein; the protein is MTMPQWAAGVHHDGSAVYVSNPTPKLGETITVTVRVPKDAPVTRVYVRTAPDGEAHHAPMEVRGEDAVSVYWQGPVKIHQPRNNYRFKLMTPHGAFYLYQSGLARYDGPDWGDYILVADFQEARWVHEAVFYQIFPDRFANGDPALTPPNGAWEADGAVVKQMRWTDLPRPWRESGAVEFFGGDLVGIREKLDYIQSLGMNAIYLTPIFPSYSNHRYNIHDFYSVDPYLGGDEALIALREEMDRRGMYLMLDVTHNHTGNLHPWFLEAQKDPNAPTADYYTFTSRPDGYEAWLGVKTLPKLNYRSEKLRDQMYAGPQGVLRYWLRPPFRIDAWRLDVANMAGRQGAVQVGHKVGRGMRHAVKQENPQAYLIGEHFFDSTPHLQGNEFDAVMDYQGLNVPIWRWVAGYDGGSWADGSKDHVPMQTGSLCRAADAVPRRRAVDHRQPAVPPVGQPRYDALPEHLQGRYGQGQVRTSADHDLSRRPVRVLR
- a CDS encoding SDR family NAD(P)-dependent oxidoreductase, which produces MSASKVVLITGASSGIGAAAALAFARRGLRVVATARDAARLESLVQQVAAAGSECLAVSADVRDPSAMLAAAQQAVDHFGRLDIVIANAGLGHRGAFADAEWADLETLLRTNIDGVAHSIRAAVPHLRAAGGGHIVIVSSIVWNMVSPYAATYAASKAFVSSLARSVRFELARDHIRVTDMRVGRTSTSFNANRLGAGKRNAGAGGFLPEMTPDQVAAGIVRVTLDRPRDTVNLRWIDCLIVFANRLVPNLIGRFAARQYK
- a CDS encoding glucose 1-dehydrogenase, with the translated sequence MTSPFDVSGKVALVTGASRGIGQAIAARFVEAGMKVVVSSRKQDALDQVAAELRAKGGEVLAVAAHNGDKAALNALVARAAAEFGGIDVLINNAATNPHFGPVLDAADSMWQKTFEVNIMGAFWLMQAAVPHMKARGGGKIVNVTSVNGLRPGTMQGVYSATKAALINLTQTLAMELAGDNIQVNAIAPGLVKTKFAEALWSNDAIMEGVIARMPSKRIGEPDEIAGMALYLASPASSYTTGQVMVVDGGITIPML